Below is a window of Terriglobales bacterium DNA.
GGTGAAGCTATAACTTTCCTCCGTCTTTGAAGTATGCCGCCCCTTCGGGGCTCGCTCATCATCATGCTCACCCACGGCTTAGGCACGTGGGCTGAGACATTCCCCCCTTCGGGCTGGCTTTGGGCAGTCATCGCGCTCTTGGTCATGCCGCGATTTTCACTGTGCAAGTCGCGACACTGTGAACTCATCCGGTGAACCGGCGAAGTATTTGTCGAGAGCTTCGTTGAAGACCTTCTCTCCTGGAACAGCTTGCGCGAAAAGCGTCATGGAGGATCGGAATTTCAGGTGATCGGGATAGCCGAAGATATCTTCGATTGTACGATTTTGAATTGCGTTCACCAGGCCGCTGCATTCCCTCAGCCGTGGTCCCAAAATGGGATGTTCGAAGTATGCTTCGGCTTCGTAGAGCGATCCGA
It encodes the following:
- a CDS encoding DUF1810 domain-containing protein, whose amino-acid sequence is KSMDLDRYNLQRFVEAQNPVYQRVLSELREGRKRTHWMWFIFPQIRGLGHSELAQRFSIGSLYEAEAYFEHPILGPRLRECSGLVNAIQNRTIEDIFGYPDHLKFRSSMTLFAQAVPGEKVFNEALDKYFAGSPDEFTVSRLAQ